A portion of the Mytilus galloprovincialis chromosome 12, xbMytGall1.hap1.1, whole genome shotgun sequence genome contains these proteins:
- the LOC143055113 gene encoding uncharacterized protein LOC143055113, translating into MDPSHEEQQEEVQTPEGDVTEEPEENPSKTTNLDENAETRRVRELTEKGQGAFIEKRDKFYHDLEALWSNLESRLLETTNPPNDLQQLLTAQDKIVQACTNYRRLTDEYLKFLKNTKTLDSLQDVDTCKFSTDIRMSKVDLAIETSHEHRLTLTRAKSTKTRTSKGKTTSHSGSSHASDMSSLARRKRAKAESARSKIAFAEQEAALLKQEAVLQEQTLYRQTEIKAEMEQEAIRAKQEATRRKAEAEQEATRRKAEAEQEATRRKAEAEQEATRRKAEAEQEATRKIAEAAHMKAQMELEAAHLKARIEQEEEHIKAKKEQEAVRRTTQMEREAARAVREKAELKAAMNILEAKREAAAPEAEARILEDDGSQAVSDLPDETEDPLKRVQDFVNTLPVSTDVKEVTGTQKIRHSPVKIELSHEAPAFVPSVALNLPPQTPVVLPSDIKSPEITLIPDLGIVTGIQKLDLLDEIPAEHKKQGVKEEIPVAHQQQINPTSEITRFLLRKDLLFSRLTSFNDRAESFHTWKASFKNVTDELQVSDSEQIDLLIKWLGPESAKHAISIRASNANNPTIGIQRLWKRLDKRYGAPEMLEASLRSKLDKFPTLTNKDNARLYELSDILSEIEYHKENPKLGCLLAYFDSPTGINPVIEKLPYGLQEKWITRASRYKSNHGVAFPPFTELSAFISEISKIKNDPGLIFGSKVTPNTKGAAPRFTSYPKTKVGTHKTAVEQQSEDASKQGLCILHNTKHSLNECRAFRAKSIEERKGLLKENNVCYKCCDSTKHRSRKCNARISCKECGSKQHTTALHITRPRQPASSQSSSSKQAYGGEPTESAETKSTSVNSICTEICKDTYSGKSCAKILPVNVDHKDNQYKVIRMYAIIDDQSNRSLASPEFFNLFDVKDKPENYTLSTCSGKVVTSGKRGRGFVMESINGNDNFDLPVLIECDHVPNNRDEIPTPEVTMHHPHLKELRGSIPPIEENCQILLLIGRDLIEAHHVLDQRIGPPRTPYEQQLKLGWVVIGETCINNQHVPFEINVKITNILPTGQPSTFQPCTSKFDIRENYTDPVKKDLQSPLFEKTKDDDKPGMSYEDKMFMKQMDNEFVRDSEGSWVAPLPFRVPRQPLPSNKPQALHRASMLDASLNRNPVKREHFLTFMSKILDNNHAELAPPLGEHEECWYLPLFGVYHPKKPDQIRGVFDSSAKCNGVSLNSVLLTGPDLTNDLFGVLLRFRKEMVAVTADVQHMFHCFVARKDHLNYLRFLWHKDNDLQENLVEYRMRVHVFGNSPSPAVAAAAQASQHEFGS; encoded by the coding sequence ATGGATCCCAGTCACGAGGAACAACAAGAAGAGGTTCAGACTCCGGAGGGAGATGTCACTGAAGAACCAGAAGAAAATCCGTCTAAAACAACAAATTTAGATGAAAATGCCGAGACTAGGCGAGTGCGTGAACTCACCGAAAAGGGACAGGGAGCCTTTAtagaaaaacgtgacaagttctatCACGACTTAGAGGCCCTATGGTCAAACCTAGAATCTCGGTTATTAGAAACGACCAACCCTCCTAACGACCTCCAGCAATTGTTAACAGCACAAGATAAAATTGTACAAGCCTGTACTAATTATCGCAGGCTCACAGACGAGTACttgaaatttctcaaaaatacGAAAACATTAGACAGCCTTCAAGACGTTGATACATGCAAATTCTCAACGGATATCCGTATGTCTAAAGTAGACCTAGCAATTGAAACTTCGCACGAGCATCGCCTTACCTTGACAAGGGCTAAATCAACAAAAACGAGGACATCTAAGGGAAAGACCACCTCGCACAGTGGGAGCTCACACGCCTCCGACATGTCGAGCCTAGCAAGGAGAAAGCGTGCCAAGGCAGAGTCCGCTAGATCAAAGATAGCCTTTGCCGAGCAAGAAGCTGCCCTCCTAAAGCAGGAGGCCGTTTTACAGGAACAAACCCTATACAGACAAACAGAAATCAAGGCCGAAATGGAACAAGAAGCCATCCGTGCAAAACAAGAGGCCACACGTAGGAAAGCTGAAGCGGAACAAGAGGCCACACGTAGGAAAGCTGAAGCGGAACAAGAGGCCACACGTAGGAAAGCTGAAGCGGAACAAGAGGCCACACGTAGAAAAGCTGAAGCGGAACAAGAGGCCACGCGTAAAATTGCTGAGGCTGCACACATGAAAGCTCAAATGGAACTGGAGGCTGCTCACCTAAAAGCTCGAATTGAACAAGAGGAAGAGCACATCAAAGCTAAAAAAGAACAGGAGGCCGTTCGCAGGACAACTCAAATGGAACGGGAAGCCGCACGTGCGGTCCGAGAAAAAGCCGAACTTAAGGCCGCTATGAACATTCTCGAAGCAAAAAGAGAAGCTGCAGCCccagaagccgaggctcgtatcctggaagACGATGGCAGCCAAGCAGTTAGTGATCTCCCTGACGAAACGGAAGACCCTCTCaagcgtgtgcaagatttcgtcaatacaCTTCCTGTGTCAACTGatgtaaaggaagtaacaggaaCTCAAAAGATAAGACACAGTCCTGTTAAGATTGAGCTGAGTCatgaagcaccagcgttcgtgccatccgtggcacTGAACTTGCCGCCACAGACACCTGTTGTCTTGCCTTCCGATATTAAGTCCCCGGAAATTAccttaatcccagatctgggaataGTAACTGGCATACAAAAATTAGACCTTTTAGATGAGATCCCTGCTGAACACAAAAAACAAGGTGTTaaagaagagatccctgttgcacaccagcaacaaatcaatccCACATCGGAGATTACTAGATTTCTCTTGCGTaaggacctgcttttctcccgattaacaagctttaacgatcgggcagaatccttccatactTGGAAAGCGAGCTTCAAGAACGTGACTGATGAGTTACAAGTCTCTGACTCAGAACAGATCGACCTactgatcaagtggctcggtccagAGTCTGCTAAACATGCCATAagcataagagcgtcgaacgccAATAATCCTACAATAGGTATACAAAGATTATGGAAAAGGCTTGACAAgcggtatggtgctccagaaatgttggaagcctctctcagGAGTAAACTTGACAAATTCCCAACATTGACGAATAAGGACAACGCACGTCTTTATGAACTATCTgacattctatcagaaatagaataccacaaggaaaatcccaagcttGGATGTCTGCTAGCTTATTTTGATTCACCGACCGGAATAAACCCTGTCATTGAAAAACTACCATATGGACTTCAGGAAAAGTGGATTACAAGGGCGTCTAGATACAAATCTAACCACGGCGTTGCCTTTCCTCcctttacagagttatctgctTTCATCAGTGAAATCAGTAAAATTAAAAACGATCCTGGATTAATCTTTGGGTCAAAAgtcacaccaaatacaaaaggtgCTGCGCCAAGGTTCACGTCTTACCCCAAGACTAAAGTTGGTACTCATAAAACAGCGGTTGAGCAGCAATCTGAAGACGCCAGCAAACAAGGTCTTTGTATTCTGCACAATACAAAACATTCCTTAAATGAATGTCGAGCGTTCCGAGCCAAATCAATAGAGGAACGCAAAGGacttttgaaagaaaacaatgtctGTTACAAGTGTTGTGATTCTACCAAACACAGAAGCCGGAAATGCAATGCACGCATAAGTTGTAAAGAATgtggaagtaaacaacacactaCCGCACTACACATCACTAGACCACGGCAACCTGCAAGTTCTCAGTCTAGCTCATCTAagcaagcctacggcggggagcctACAGAATCGGCTGAAACTAAGTCAACCTCAGTTAACTCTATCTGTACTGAGATCTGCAAAGATACATATAGCGGGAAATCGTGTGCTAAAATACTGCCTGTGAATGTTGATCACAAAGATAACCAGTACAAAGTTATTCGCATGTACGCAATCATTgatgaccaaagcaaccggtcactAGCATCGCCCGAATTCTTTAATCTTTTCGACGTCAAAGATAAACCGGAGAACTACACTCTATCAACATGCTCCGGCAAAGTAGTCacttccgggaaaagaggaaGAGGTTTCGTCATGGAATCAATCAATGGTAATGACAATTTTGATCTTCCTGTACTGATTGAATGTGATCATGTTCCCAATAATAGGGACGAAATACCTACTCCTGAAGTTACAATGCATCACCCTCATTTAAAAGAACTTAGGGGTAGCATTCCACCAATAGAGGAAAATTGCCAAATTCTTCTCTTAATTGGcagagaccttatagaggcacaccatgTCCTTGACCAGCGCATAGGACCACCCAGAACTCCATATGAACAACAATTGAAACTGGGTTGGGTAGTGATAGGAGAGACCTGCATTAACAATCAGCACGTACCTTTTGagataaatgtcaaaataactaACATTTTACCTACAGGACAACCTTCAACGTTTCAACCATGTACAAGCAAGTTTGACATTCGGGAAAACTACACAGACCCCGTTAAGAAAGATTTACAATCGCCACTCTTTGAAAAAACAAAGGACGATGATAAGCCTGGAATGTCATATGAAGACAAAATGTTCATGAAACAGATGGACAACGAATTTGTAAGAGACTCGGAAGGAAGTTGGGTAGCACCGTTACCGTTCCGAGTGCCAAGACAGCCATTGCCAAGCAACAAACCACAGGCTCTTCATCGTGCTAGCATGTTAGACGCCAGTCTGAATAGGAACCCAGTAAAGCGGGAACATTTTCTTACATTTATGAGTAAAATCTTAGATAATAATCATGCAGAGCTCGCACCGCCGTTGGGCGAACATGAAGAGTGCTGGTATTTACCATTGTTTGGTGTTTATCACCCGAAGAAACCCGATCAGATTAGGGGTGTGTTTGACTCTTCCGCCAAATGTAATGGAGTTTCACTCAACAGCGTCCTGCTAACAGGCCCAGACTTGACCAATGATCTCTTCGGAGTACTGCTGCGTTTCCGGAAAGAAATGGTCGCAGTAACTGCAGACGTTCAACACATGTTTCACTGCTTTGTAGCGAGAAAAGACCACTTGAATTATCTTAGATTTTTATGGCATAAAGACAACGATCTACAAGAAAACCTTGTCGAATACCGCATGAGAGTTCATGTTTTTGGAAATAGTCCGTCACCTGCCGTTGCTGCCGCAGCCCAGGCATCACAACATGAGTTCGGCAGT
- the LOC143055160 gene encoding uncharacterized protein LOC143055160: MNAKLVSDLELCDVKQDDLKLLQAGATTTQLTNRPGFHTLVTLVSVVKAVQISDTEPEINNTSLPADLYRLQFWYKNIIKMSSMDSQQYQHFFRTVNEVLERISGENDHVVKETTISTVMQYQIQKKLDCLKEKEENSELQEKLKKMETELGEIIPKNIRELIKKQIEEWEEKDKMFVSTRASDCVMERLQNSSCLTLTAPSGVGKTFIARHVALLLQKEGYNIIPVYTPTDIRTYYQHGKQTVFIIDDICGNFTANQQQIDNWKQLLPVINTIIADKCCKIIVSCRLQVYKDDKFNVLSPFKSCECNLISDKLGFTLVEKTNIAKTYIGTSMTDIDDLSFKCDFFPLLCSLYHEKEDVDVKEYFKNPFDVYRSELDRLSEHGDEGNFKICSLALCVLFNNQLNEKWFQGKMTDKQRQIIKDTREACEFNIIPKAKLKKALDTLDGTYICKQNGIYRTLHDKLFDFLAHYFGQKMIECLIEHGDSGLVHERFICQKSPDDKKSNIDFIIEIPDDSLDAYLERFIKDWSAGKVRILFINNNLTVAPFRQQLLQHLKQLEKPQQVTLANTRDLMLPKEHHGSGSTPLIGACYYGYTDMVQWLLHNDVNVDQGRDDGVTGLQMASGEGHTDIVKLLLEKNANVDLCENNGWSPLYMATSKEGHTEIVKLLLEKDANFDLCNKDGCSPLCMASYEGHTDIVKLMFQKDANVDLCDKDGNSPLLWASYKGQTNIVKLLFEKDANDDLCNNNGWSPLNIASKEGHTEIVKLLLEKNANVDLFNNDGWRPLHTAIKLLLEKDANVDLFNNDGWRPLHTASNEGHTDIVKLLLEKNPNVDLCDKDGCSPLLQASYDGHTDIVKLLLEKDANVDLCDNEGFTPLITSCSSNNISIVQLLMKHKPNINAQTDDGGNALYISALNGYIDITRLLLENNADCNICMYSKQSIAETYNNNHRLKLNEERQEWFDFLLEKASSNVRDYISDKTVDYGFDVVVGSSPLHIACFMGRTAVVHCLLNYHVNINITKEDGATPLFYACEVGHEDIVRLLLAKEADTQICRVDGKSPLNIATDNGHASIVKMLTEHIKKEDTLSS; encoded by the exons ATGAATGCAAAGCTGGTATCTGACTTAGAATTATGTGATGTTAAACAAGATGACTTAAAGTTACTTCAAGCAG GAGCCACAACCACACAGCTAACAAACAGACCAGGATTCCATACACTAGTTACATTAGTGTCTGTGGTTAAAGCTGTACAGATTTCAGACACAGAACCAGAGATCAACAATACTAGCTTACCAGCTGATTTATATAGACTACAGTTTTGgtataaaaatatcattaaaatgtcGTCGATGGATTCACAGcagtatcaacatttttttcGAACAGTAAATGAA GTATTGGAAAGAATCAGTGGAGAGAATGATCATGTTGTTAAAGAAACCACTATAAGCACTGTGATGCAATACCAGATTCAAAAGAAGCTTGACTGTTTGAAAG AAAAGGAAGAAAATTCAGAACTTCAagagaaattaaagaaaatggaAACTGAGCTGGGTGAAATAATTCCAAAGAATATTAGAG agctaataaaaaaacaaatagaagaATGGGAAGAGAAAGATAAGATGTTCGTGTCTACAAGAGCTAGTGATTGTGTCATGGAACGTTTACAGAACAGTAGTTGCCTGACTCTAACCGCCCCTTCAGGAGTAGGAAAAACATTTATTGCAAGACATGTAGCACTTCTTTTACAGAAAGAAGGATACAATATAATACCAGTGTACACACCAACAGATATTAGAACTTATTATCAACATGGTAAACAGACAGTCTTCATTATAGATGATATTTGTGGAAATTTCACTGCAAATCAACAGCAGATTGATAATTGGAAACAATTGTTACCTGTGATTAATACTATTATTGCAGACAAATGTTGTAAGATTATTGTATCTTGTAGGTTACAAGTGTATAAAGATGATAAGTTTAATGTTTTATCACCTTTTAAATCCTGTGAATGTAACTTAATATCAGATAAGTTAGGTTTTACGTTGGTTGAGAAAACAAACATAGCAAAAACGTATATTGGTACAAGCATGACAGACATTGATGATTTATcttttaaatgtgattttttccCACTCTTATGTTCCTTATATCACGAAAAAGAAGATGTAGATGTCAAAGAGTATTTCAAAAATCCTTTTGATGTCTATAGAAGTGAGCTAGACAGGTTAAGTGAGCATGGTGATGAAGGAAACTTTAAAATATGTAGTCTTGCTTTATGTGTTCTCTTTAATAATCAGCTAAATGAGAAATGGTTCCAGGGTAAAATGACAGATAAACAAAGACAGATTATAAAAGACACACGTGAGGCTTGTGAGTTCAACATAATACCAAAGGCAAAACTTAAGAAAGCACTTGACACCCTAGatggtacatatatatgtaaacagAATGGTATTTATAGAACTCTACATGATAAACTATTTGACTTCCTAGCTCATTACTTTGGCCAGAAAATGATTGAATGTTTGATAGAACATGGTGATAGTGGTTTAGTACATGAAcgttttatttgtcaaaaatcaCCAGATGACAAGAAAAGTAACATAGACTTCATTATTGAAATACCAGATGATTCTTTAGACGCATATTTAGAAAGGTTTATAAAGGACTGGTCAGCAGGAAAAGTGAGAATTTTATTCATAAACAACAATTTGACTGTAGCACCATTTAGACAACAGTTATTACAGCACTTAAAACAACTTGAAAAACCACAACAAGTAACATTGGCCAATACCCGGGATCTAATGCTTCCGAAGGAGCACCATGGATCAGGTTCTACTCCACTGATAGGGGCTTGTTACTATGGTTATACTGATATGGTACAGTGGTTGTTACATAATGATGTTAATGTAGATCAGGGTAGAGATGATGGGGTTACTGGACTGCAGATGGCAAGTGGtgaaggacatactgatatagtaaagttactgttagagaagaacGCCAATGTTGATCTATGTGAAAATAATGGTTGGAGTCCTCTGTACATGGCAA CAAGTAAAgaaggacatactgaaatagtaaagttactgttagagaaggatgCCAATTTTGATCTATGTAACAAGGATGGCTGTAGTCCTCTGTGCATGGCAAGTTATGAAGggcatactgatatagtaaagttaatGTTCCAGAAGGATGCCAATGTTGATTTATGTGACAAGGATGGCAATAGTCCTCTGCTATGGGCAAGTTATAAAGGACAAACTAacatagtaaagttactgtttgAGAAGGATGCCAATGATGATCTATGTAACAATaatggctggagtcctctgaataTAGCAAGTAAAgaaggacatactgaaatagtaaagttactgttagagaagaatgCCAATGTTGATCTTTTCAACAATGATGGCTGGCGTCCTCTGCATACAGCAA taaagttactgttagagaaggatgCCAATGTTGATCTTTTCAACAATGATGGCTGGCGTCCTCTGCATACAGCAAGTAATGAAGGACATAcagatatagtaaagttactgttagagaagaatcctaatgttgatctatgtgacAAGGATGGCTGTAGTCCTCTGTTACAGGCAAGTTATGATGGCCATACTGATATAGttaagttactgttagagaaggatgCCAATGTTGATCTATGTGACAATGAAGGCTTTACACCACTGATCACGTCATGTAGTAGTAACAACATTAGTATAGTACAGCtattaatgaaacataaaccaaaCATTAATGCCCAGACGGATGATGGAGGTAATGCTTTATATATCAGTGCACTGAACGGATACATAGATATAACACGGTTACTGTTAGAGAATAATGCCGACTGTAATATCTGTATGTATAGTAAACAGTCtatagcagagacatataataacaATCACAGATTAAAACTAAATGAAGAAAGACAGGAATGGTTTGACTTTCTCTTAGAAAAGGCTTCATCAAATGTTAGAGATTACATCAGTGATAAGACAGTAGATTATGGGTTTGATGTAGTAGTTGGTTCTTCTCCATTACATATAGCCTGTTTTATGGGTAGGACAGCTGTAGTCCATTGTCTTCTCAACTACCATGTTAACATCAACATAACAAAAGAAGATGGAGCAACACCATTATTTTATGCATGTGAAGTAGGACATGAGGATATTGTACGTTTATTGTTGGCTAAAGAAGCAGATACACAGATATGTAGAGTAGATGGGAAATCCCCTTTAAACATTGCTACAGATAATGGACATGCATCTATTGTAAAGATGTTAACAGAACACATAAAGAAGGAGGACACACTCTCTTCTTAA